CACGACGGACAGGGGTTCGCCCTGCGCGCCTCCTTCGGCAACGCCGAGGAGGTCCTGGAGGGGCTGTCCGCCGGACACCACGACCTCGCCATCAGCACGGCCCGGCCGCGCGGCGCGCTGCTCACGGCCACCCTGCTGTGCGACGAGGAGCACGTCCTGGTCGCCGCCCCGCAGTGGTCCGAGCGGATCGACGCCGGCAGGCTGCGCCGTAAGGGCGCGTCCGCCCTGGAGAACCTCCCCGTCGTCGAGGTGCACGAGTCGCTGCCCTTCGTCTCCCGCTACTGGGCCTCCGTCTTCGACTCCCGCCCCGCCGCCTCGGGCACCGTCGTCGTCCCCGACCTGCGCGCCGTCCTCGCCTGCGCGATCGCGGGCGCCGGTCTGGCCGTACTGCCCCGCTATCTGTCGGCGGACGCCCTGGAACACGGTGACGTCGTCGCACTCCACGAGCCGGCGGTGCCGCCGCTGCGGACGTACGTCCTGGTGGTGCGCACCGGCACGCTGGCGATGCCCCATGTGGCGCGGGCCCACGAGTGGCTGCTGGCGTCCGCGGCCGCGTGGTGCTGAGCGGGTTCCGGCACGATGTCACGAGCCGAGGTCACCCGGTGACGGCTTGCGATGTTTCACGTGGAACCAGCGGGGCCACATTTCTCCCATGACCGTCCGACCTGTGGTCAAGCGCACCGCCCGCGCCGTTCTGCTGGACGGTGACGACCTGATTCTGATCAAACGCACCAAGCCCGGCGTGGATCCCTACTGGCTGACTCCCGGAGGCGGGGTCGAGCCGGAGGACGCGACCGTCGTCGACGCCCTGCACCGCGAGGTGTACGAGGAGCTCGGCGCCAAGATCACTGACGTGGTGCCGTGTTTCGTCGACACCGTCGAGCACATCGGCGACGACGGCGGCGCGACCGGCGTGAAAGTGCAGCACTTCTTCGTCTGCCGACTGGGTTCCATGGACCCGGCCCTACGACACGGTCCCGAGGTCGACGAGCCCGTCGGCGAGTACGAGATCGTCCGCGTGCCGTTCACCCGTGTCGGGATCGCCTCCGTCCACCTCGTACCGCTGTCGCTGCGGCACTACCTCGACGGCAACATCGAGGGCGTACGGGCCATGCACGCCCCCGACCTGGGCTGAGAGACCGGTTGCGGCCCTGCCCGGCCCTGCCCTGCTCTGCCCTGCCCGGGCCTGCGGGGCACCGGGTCAGCTTCCGGTGGCGACGAGCTCTTCGACCGAGTCATGGCGTATGCGCTCCGCGGGGATGCCGACGCCGCGCAGGGCGTCCACACCGCTGCGGATCATGCCGGGCGGGCCGGAGACATAGGCGTCGTACCCGGACCAGGGCCCGAAGGCGCGTATGGCGTCGGGCAGCTGGAGCAGTCCGGCCTTGTCCACCACCGGGCGGACCTCCAGCCAGGGGTGGGACTGCTGGAGCCTGAGCATCGTGTCGATGTCGTACAGGTCGTGGTCGCTGCGGGCGCCGTAGAACACCTCGACCGGGCGGCGTGTGCCGTGCTCGGCGACGTCCTCGACCAGCGCCTTGATGGGTGCTATGCCGGTGCCGCCGCCCAGACAGAGCAGTCCGTTGTCCCGGGTGTGATCGACGGTCATCGAACCGGCCGGCGGGCCGAGCCGTACGACGTCGCCGGGCCGGCCTCGGTGCACCAGCGCGTTGGAGACCCAGCCTGCGGGGACGGCCTTCACATGAAACGTCAGCAGCCCGTCGGAGCGGGGCGCGGAGGCGAAGGAGTAGTGCCGCCAGATCCGCG
This window of the Streptomyces sp. NBC_01275 genome carries:
- a CDS encoding NUDIX domain-containing protein — translated: MTVRPVVKRTARAVLLDGDDLILIKRTKPGVDPYWLTPGGGVEPEDATVVDALHREVYEELGAKITDVVPCFVDTVEHIGDDGGATGVKVQHFFVCRLGSMDPALRHGPEVDEPVGEYEIVRVPFTRVGIASVHLVPLSLRHYLDGNIEGVRAMHAPDLG
- a CDS encoding LysR family transcriptional regulator; translation: MDLALLRTFVTVHRAGSFTRAAALLGLSQPAVTSQIRTLERQLGRPLFLRQARGVTPTTIGDELAHKAAPHLDALVEIAETGLDDESSLRTLHLAGPPEFTAERALPALTELTGHDGQGFALRASFGNAEEVLEGLSAGHHDLAISTARPRGALLTATLLCDEEHVLVAAPQWSERIDAGRLRRKGASALENLPVVEVHESLPFVSRYWASVFDSRPAASGTVVVPDLRAVLACAIAGAGLAVLPRYLSADALEHGDVVALHEPAVPPLRTYVLVVRTGTLAMPHVARAHEWLLASAAAWC